One window of the Methanobacterium bryantii genome contains the following:
- a CDS encoding AbrB/MazE/SpoVT family DNA-binding domain-containing protein, with amino-acid sequence MVIPKEARDRFDIKPGDNLVVFGRDKNQKLIIFKSDVMRDYALKILENLDSQD; translated from the coding sequence ATCGTTATTCCTAAAGAAGCTAGAGATAGATTTGATATTAAACCTGGAGATAATTTAGTAGTCTTCGGAAGAGACAAAAATCAGAAGCTCATAATCTTTAAAAGCGATGTAATGAGAGATTATGCGCTTAAAATACTTGAAAATTTAGACAGTCAAGATTGA
- a CDS encoding AbrB/MazE/SpoVT family DNA-binding domain-containing protein, with translation MGSYKDNHFFGSVKVGERGQIVIPKEARDTFDIKPGDSLVVFGKDKNQKLVIVKENVMRDFALKILEDLDSQD, from the coding sequence ATGGGAAGTTATAAGGATAATCATTTTTTCGGCAGTGTTAAAGTTGGTGAACGTGGACAAATAGTTATTCCTAAAGAAGCCAGGGATACATTTGATATTAAACCTGGAGACAGCCTGGTAGTCTTTGGAAAAGATAAAAACCAAAAGCTTGTAATTGTAAAAGAGAATGTAATGAGAGATTTTGCGCTTAAAATACTTGAAGACTTAGATAGTCAAGATTAA
- a CDS encoding ribonuclease H-like domain-containing protein: protein MEYENAQKLKEKLLDDHDGIALEDLINGNEIVTDSGTCYDIENRSTLKFNMLHQEKAKEKILSDLKLLNGIGVSRELKLQSEGYKTIEDLVEHERFGMEASNLLKIVNGCNKCDISDRISECYPKSHPMSLFSSSFSNDEDFIFLDIETLGFSNVPIILLGVAKLHGNEICVNQYLSRSVGEESAVLDAFSSHVEDESVFVTFNGQTFDIPYIRNRMKYFGIKKNLNMPHFDLLHFSRRTWSDELPNCQLTTIENHLFGIERIDDVPSGLVPAFYKTYIKTQNIGPLVPIIEHNRQDIITLALIFSRLHAEYSTY, encoded by the coding sequence ATGGAATACGAAAATGCCCAGAAATTAAAGGAAAAACTGTTAGATGATCATGATGGAATAGCCCTTGAGGATCTAATAAATGGAAACGAAATTGTCACTGATAGCGGCACTTGTTACGATATAGAAAACCGATCCACGCTTAAATTTAATATGTTACATCAAGAAAAAGCAAAAGAAAAAATTTTATCAGATTTAAAACTATTAAATGGAATTGGAGTATCAAGGGAACTAAAATTGCAGAGTGAAGGGTACAAAACTATTGAAGACCTAGTGGAGCATGAAAGGTTTGGTATGGAGGCATCTAATTTATTAAAAATTGTTAATGGGTGCAACAAATGTGATATATCTGATAGGATCTCAGAATGTTACCCAAAATCACATCCTATGTCCTTATTTTCATCTAGTTTTTCTAATGATGAAGATTTCATCTTTTTAGATATAGAAACTCTGGGATTTAGTAACGTTCCCATAATCCTTTTAGGTGTTGCCAAGCTTCATGGAAATGAGATATGCGTAAACCAGTACCTGTCACGGAGTGTAGGGGAAGAAAGTGCAGTTTTAGATGCTTTCTCATCTCATGTTGAAGATGAAAGTGTATTTGTAACATTTAATGGGCAGACATTTGATATTCCTTATATTCGAAACAGAATGAAATATTTCGGCATTAAAAAGAATTTAAACATGCCTCACTTTGATTTACTTCACTTTTCACGGCGTACATGGAGTGATGAATTACCAAACTGCCAGTTAACAACAATTGAAAACCATTTATTTGGTATAGAACGAATAGATGACGTACCAAGTGGATTAGTACCTGCATTTTATAAGACCTACATTAAAACTCAAAATATTGGACCTTTAGTTCCAATAATTGAGCACAACAGACAGGATATAATTACTCTGGCATTGATATTCTCCAGACTACATGCTGAATATTCTACATATTAA
- a CDS encoding response regulator has product MNSKPIKILLIEDNREDAVIIREMLKETPNISFELNHVDRLKNGFESLFNDTFDVLLLDLNLPDSWGFDTFIRTYDQTPELPIVIMSGFDDEDIAVKAVREGAQDYLIKGQIDGRLLARSISYAIERKETEKELMKSHKDQRELIEWHEKELLETERKLQEEIEEKENVENKLIDALKTVEIERSKLDTLINNLSVGILIVEAASGKPLIKNKKLEDIWVDCLEIEELAEYCYYNCSHPDGRPYELEDWPLTRSITNGEEVEEEKIIISKEDGTKSIVISSSVPIRDTNGQIVMGMSIFSDGD; this is encoded by the coding sequence ATGAATAGTAAACCTATCAAAATTTTATTAATAGAAGATAACAGAGAAGATGCTGTAATCATAAGGGAAATGTTAAAAGAAACACCAAATATCTCGTTTGAATTAAATCATGTTGATAGACTTAAAAATGGATTTGAAAGTCTTTTTAATGACACATTTGATGTTTTACTCCTTGATTTAAATTTACCTGATAGCTGGGGATTTGATACTTTTATTAGAACTTATGATCAGACCCCGGAGTTACCTATAGTAATTATGAGTGGATTTGATGATGAAGATATTGCTGTTAAGGCTGTTCGTGAAGGTGCACAGGATTATCTAATTAAAGGACAGATCGACGGTCGGTTGTTGGCTCGTTCAATTTCTTACGCTATTGAACGTAAAGAAACTGAAAAAGAATTAATGAAAAGCCATAAAGATCAAAGAGAACTGATTGAATGGCATGAAAAAGAACTGCTTGAAACAGAAAGAAAACTGCAGGAAGAAATTGAAGAAAAGGAAAATGTAGAAAATAAATTGATTGATGCGCTCAAAACTGTAGAAATAGAAAGATCAAAACTGGATACTCTAATCAACAATTTATCTGTTGGAATTTTAATTGTAGAAGCCGCTTCGGGTAAACCTCTTATTAAAAATAAAAAATTGGAGGATATCTGGGTTGATTGTTTAGAGATAGAAGAACTTGCTGAATACTGCTATTACAATTGCTCCCATCCTGATGGGAGGCCCTATGAACTTGAAGACTGGCCATTAACACGTTCTATTACAAACGGTGAAGAAGTTGAAGAAGAAAAGATCATTATTTCAAAGGAAGACGGTACAAAAAGCATAGTAATTAGTAGTTCTGTACCCATACGTGATACTAACGGCCAGATAGTAATGGGAATGTCTATTTTCTCAGATGGAGATTAA
- a CDS encoding type 1 glutamine amidotransferase domain-containing protein yields MSKIGVLIGPKFEDIEYTKPSKSFKEKGHELTHIGLKRGQTVGGKEEKTKVIVDKSAGDVSVNDFDAIFIPGGCSPDKLREDENVVEFVKEFVESDKPVFAICHAPQLLITAQVIEGRKVAGWKSIVQDIKNAGAEYVNREVVEDGNIISSRGPDDIPAFTEAALKKLE; encoded by the coding sequence ATGAGCAAAATAGGAGTTTTAATAGGACCAAAATTTGAAGATATAGAATATACTAAACCTTCAAAATCTTTTAAAGAAAAGGGGCATGAATTAACTCATATAGGATTAAAAAGAGGACAAACAGTAGGAGGAAAAGAAGAAAAAACAAAAGTCATTGTTGATAAATCAGCAGGAGATGTATCAGTAAATGATTTTGACGCGATCTTTATTCCAGGTGGATGTTCTCCAGATAAACTAAGAGAAGATGAGAATGTAGTGGAGTTTGTGAAAGAATTTGTTGAAAGTGATAAGCCAGTTTTTGCAATTTGTCATGCTCCTCAGCTTTTAATTACAGCCCAGGTTATTGAAGGACGAAAAGTAGCCGGGTGGAAATCTATTGTTCAGGATATTAAAAATGCTGGAGCAGAGTATGTAAACAGGGAAGTTGTTGAAGATGGCAATATAATTTCAAGTCGTGGACCTGATGATATTCCTGCATTTACTGAAGCAGCTCTTAAAAAATTGGAATAA